One genomic segment of Pseudonocardia sp. T1-2H includes these proteins:
- a CDS encoding sensor histidine kinase, protein MLVATRRTGLWNTEQVLSLALTTTLVVALVGGGFVVVEGILVASIVSGVLGGFVLVTVLATALEALSFLPVHMRAERLVDRLLYGTRPTPYSVLAGLAALSRLTPRDAPDLARVAEAIARSLGAASCRLSVVRPGLPDRSYSWTEDGTDPGTEDLVEVPVCHGEERIGSIAVDRGAVVGMYAERRRLMMNMADSLGVVVQASRAGFELERQLRTAVAHAEDIAVSRRRAVAEMDSERRRIERDLHDGAQHRLVSLRLALGLVQHQVATAQFDQARNQLDDMPGQIETVEAVLADTVTGVSTLLLSERGLAAALELELSGGHPPVTLDFGGLVADRRFPADVEAAVYFCCLESVSNAHKHAPGAAVAVRLAEAAEWLCFTVRDDGPGYDLGAEPGSPGRGLRNVLARMGAVGGRLEIRSRPGAGTTVEGSIPLSADGSGPVRRDATVLLGSHPGRSRPA, encoded by the coding sequence GTGCTGGTCGCGACGCGGCGGACGGGGTTGTGGAACACCGAGCAGGTGCTGAGCCTGGCGCTGACCACGACGCTGGTGGTGGCGCTGGTCGGCGGCGGCTTCGTGGTCGTCGAGGGGATACTCGTCGCCTCGATCGTCTCCGGTGTCCTGGGCGGTTTCGTTCTGGTCACGGTGCTCGCCACGGCGCTGGAAGCGCTGTCGTTCCTACCCGTACACATGCGCGCCGAGCGGCTGGTCGACCGGCTGCTCTACGGGACCCGGCCGACGCCCTACAGCGTGCTCGCCGGCCTCGCGGCACTGTCGCGCCTCACCCCGAGGGATGCTCCGGATCTGGCACGAGTCGCCGAGGCCATCGCACGAAGCCTGGGGGCAGCCAGCTGCAGACTGAGCGTCGTCCGGCCCGGACTGCCCGACCGCAGCTACTCATGGACCGAGGACGGCACCGACCCGGGCACCGAGGATCTGGTCGAGGTGCCCGTGTGTCACGGCGAGGAGCGCATCGGGTCGATCGCCGTGGACCGCGGGGCAGTCGTCGGCATGTACGCGGAACGACGTCGCCTGATGATGAACATGGCTGACAGCCTGGGTGTGGTGGTACAGGCGAGCCGGGCCGGATTCGAGCTGGAGCGCCAGCTCCGGACCGCGGTGGCGCACGCCGAGGACATCGCGGTGTCGCGGCGCCGGGCGGTTGCGGAGATGGACAGTGAACGACGGCGGATCGAGCGTGACCTGCACGACGGCGCCCAGCACCGTCTGGTGTCCCTGCGTCTCGCCCTCGGCCTGGTCCAGCACCAGGTCGCCACTGCGCAGTTCGACCAGGCCCGGAACCAGCTCGACGACATGCCCGGGCAGATCGAGACGGTGGAGGCGGTGCTCGCCGACACCGTGACCGGGGTGTCGACCCTGCTGCTGTCCGAACGGGGTCTGGCAGCGGCGCTGGAGCTGGAGCTGTCGGGTGGGCACCCGCCGGTCACCCTGGACTTCGGCGGCCTCGTCGCCGACCGCCGATTCCCGGCCGACGTCGAGGCCGCCGTGTACTTCTGCTGCCTGGAGTCGGTCAGCAATGCTCACAAGCATGCGCCTGGCGCGGCCGTGGCGGTGCGCCTGGCGGAGGCCGCCGAGTGGCTGTGCTTCACCGTGCGCGACGACGGGCCGGGATACGACCTCGGGGCAGAGCCGGGGTCGCCGGGCCGCGGGCTGCGCAACGTGCTGGCCCGGATGGGCGCGGTCGGTGGTCGGCTGGAGATCCGTTCCAGGCCGGGAGCCGGTACCACCGTCGAGGGTTCGATCCCCCTATCGGCCGACGGTTCGGGGCCCGTACGCCGAGATGCGACGGTGCTTCTGGGGTCGCATCCCGGACGGAGCCGACCCGCCTGA
- a CDS encoding DNA internalization-related competence protein ComEC/Rec2 — protein MLFGITAGPLGGIAGAALAVVGLIGALARTRRRAGRTGPALIAAAGCALAAGVLVTTHAVQVQGHPLRVAAERGSAATMRVVLLDDPRAITTAGYGASAGEDRVLVAAELVSVSVGDGNWTSGGNVLLIAPAEGWRELLPGQEVRAEGLLVPAQRSDLTIAVLRVRGPAAEVGPAPCWQTAAGTLRDGLRDAAARALPEGSAGLLPGLAVGDTRNQTAEVETDFRAAGLTHLTAVSGANLAIVGGAVLFLLRRAKADPRLAALLSGLAIAAFVVLARPSPSVVRAAVMGGVALLALALGRGRSAVPALAVAVLVLLLVDPALAVDVGFALSVSATAALVLIAPGWARALRRRGVPQGAAEALAVPAAACLVTAPLIAGLSGQVSLVTVLANLVVVPAVAPATVLGVLAATLSPLSAEVATACAWLAKPAVGWLILVADRAAAVPGSVVPWPDGVLGAALLAGILLVLLVFFRSPRWRALLLAILVGLLLVLIPTRVREPGWPPSGWTVVACDVGQGDGLVLATGTPGWAVLVDAGPDDGLIDGCLSRLGVRGLALVVLSHLHADHIGGLTGALRGRAVSGVAVGPAREPRWAFERVVRETAAAGAPLVELDRGRRLTWPGLVLDVLAPVRPVASVDPDDGTQVNDTSVVLRARTPAGSVLLTGDVELDAQADLLASGSPLQADVLKIPHHGSRYSSLQFLNAVRPRAALVSVGAGNSYRHPNPGLMEALTRAGVTVRRTDQSGDVAVVADPDTHRGPELVARGSPLPAPRRRGPPRARGGPRSGRSGSGRFGRRGGRAPDNDR, from the coding sequence ATGCTGTTCGGGATCACCGCCGGCCCGCTCGGCGGGATCGCCGGCGCCGCGCTCGCCGTCGTCGGCCTGATCGGCGCCCTCGCGAGGACGCGCCGCCGGGCCGGCCGCACCGGGCCGGCGCTGATCGCGGCCGCTGGCTGCGCGCTCGCCGCCGGCGTGCTGGTCACGACCCACGCGGTCCAGGTGCAGGGCCATCCGCTCCGGGTGGCCGCCGAACGTGGGTCCGCGGCGACCATGCGCGTCGTCCTCCTCGACGATCCGCGGGCGATCACGACCGCGGGCTACGGCGCGTCAGCGGGCGAGGACCGGGTTCTCGTGGCGGCCGAGCTCGTGTCCGTCTCCGTCGGCGACGGGAACTGGACGTCCGGCGGGAACGTGCTGCTGATCGCCCCGGCCGAGGGCTGGCGGGAGCTGCTGCCGGGCCAGGAGGTCCGCGCCGAGGGACTGCTCGTGCCGGCCCAGCGCTCGGACCTCACGATCGCGGTCCTTCGGGTCCGAGGCCCCGCCGCCGAGGTGGGGCCGGCCCCCTGCTGGCAGACCGCCGCCGGAACGCTCCGGGACGGCCTGCGGGACGCGGCCGCGCGCGCCCTCCCGGAGGGCTCCGCGGGACTGCTGCCCGGCCTCGCGGTGGGCGACACCCGCAACCAGACGGCCGAGGTCGAGACGGACTTCAGGGCCGCCGGCCTCACCCACCTGACGGCGGTGTCCGGGGCGAACCTCGCGATCGTGGGCGGGGCCGTCCTGTTCCTGCTGCGCCGCGCCAAGGCCGATCCCCGGCTGGCCGCGCTGCTCAGCGGGCTCGCGATCGCCGCGTTCGTCGTGCTGGCCCGGCCGTCGCCGAGCGTCGTCCGCGCGGCCGTCATGGGTGGCGTGGCGCTGCTCGCCCTCGCGCTCGGCCGCGGCCGCTCGGCGGTGCCGGCGCTGGCCGTCGCGGTACTCGTGCTGCTGCTGGTCGATCCGGCGCTCGCCGTCGACGTGGGGTTCGCGCTGTCCGTCTCGGCCACCGCGGCGCTGGTGCTGATCGCGCCCGGCTGGGCCCGCGCGCTGCGGCGCCGCGGGGTACCGCAGGGTGCCGCGGAGGCGCTGGCCGTCCCGGCCGCCGCGTGCCTCGTGACGGCGCCGTTGATCGCGGGTCTCAGCGGGCAGGTCAGCCTGGTGACCGTCCTGGCGAACCTGGTGGTGGTGCCGGCGGTTGCCCCGGCGACGGTGCTCGGGGTCCTGGCGGCAACGCTGTCACCGCTGAGCGCGGAGGTCGCCACGGCGTGCGCCTGGCTGGCGAAGCCGGCCGTGGGCTGGCTGATCCTCGTCGCCGACCGGGCCGCGGCGGTGCCCGGCAGTGTCGTCCCGTGGCCCGACGGCGTGCTCGGGGCCGCGCTGCTCGCCGGGATCCTGCTGGTCCTGCTCGTGTTCTTCCGGTCCCCGCGGTGGCGCGCGCTGCTGCTGGCGATCCTGGTCGGGCTGCTGCTCGTGCTGATCCCCACCCGCGTCCGCGAACCGGGCTGGCCGCCGTCCGGCTGGACCGTGGTGGCCTGCGATGTCGGGCAGGGCGACGGGCTCGTCCTCGCCACCGGCACGCCGGGCTGGGCCGTGCTCGTCGACGCCGGGCCGGACGACGGCCTCATCGACGGCTGCCTGAGCCGGCTCGGCGTCCGTGGGCTGGCGCTGGTCGTGCTCAGCCACCTGCATGCGGACCATATCGGCGGGCTCACCGGCGCGCTGCGCGGCCGCGCGGTCTCCGGTGTGGCGGTCGGCCCGGCCCGCGAGCCCCGGTGGGCGTTCGAGCGGGTGGTGCGGGAGACGGCGGCCGCCGGGGCGCCGCTCGTCGAGCTCGACCGCGGACGGCGGCTGACCTGGCCGGGCCTCGTCCTCGACGTCCTGGCGCCCGTGCGCCCGGTGGCCTCGGTCGACCCGGACGACGGCACGCAGGTCAACGACACCTCGGTCGTCCTGCGGGCACGGACGCCCGCGGGCAGCGTGCTGCTGACCGGCGACGTCGAGCTCGACGCCCAGGCGGACCTGCTCGCATCGGGCTCGCCGCTGCAGGCGGACGTCCTCAAGATCCCGCACCACGGGTCGCGCTACTCGAGCCTGCAGTTCCTGAACGCCGTCCGGCCGCGGGCCGCCCTCGTCAGCGTGGGTGCGGGGAACAGCTACCGGCACCCGAACCCGGGGCTGATGGAGGCGCTGACCCGCGCCGGGGTGACGGTGCGGCGCACGGATCAGTCCGGGGACGTCGCGGTCGTGGCCGATCCGGACACGCACCGGGGACCTGAGCTCGTCGCGCGGGGCAGCCCGCTGCCCGCCCCACGCAGACGGGGCCCGCCCCGGGCTCGGGGCGGGCCACGGTCCGGGCGGTCCGGGTCCGGGCGGTTCGGTCGTCGAGGAGGGAGAGCACCTGACAACGACCGCTGA
- a CDS encoding ComEA family DNA-binding protein — protein MARRAAPPDPGTRLAAVLGTPLGRPYPDPADTPGPDAPGPGSPAVGSGRVAAAPPGPGDPPTVPIPLPLPVPRSVPVVEPRWDGREDAAWPEREEHTPQPVPAQPWPGRLGMLARRWVPEAWRGARLDPGRPGAVALVLVAAVAAVLAAVGVWSGRPQAEPVGGLPAVGIDTAVPSAPPSAQPPLAAATATTPAAPAAELVVSVAGRVRRPGLVRVPDGSRVADVLHAAGGALPGTDLATVNLARRVADGEQVSIGVPAAVDAAPAGPAASGDAAAPASGGKVDLNKATLEQLDGLPGVGPVTAQRILDWRTRSGKFSRVDQLREVEGIGERRFSQLKDLVTV, from the coding sequence CTCCCGATCCCGGCACCCGGCTCGCCGCGGTGCTGGGAACGCCGCTGGGCCGCCCCTACCCGGACCCCGCCGACACCCCCGGTCCCGACGCTCCCGGGCCGGGGTCCCCGGCGGTGGGGTCCGGGCGGGTGGCGGCCGCCCCGCCAGGTCCCGGGGACCCGCCGACGGTGCCGATCCCGCTGCCGCTGCCCGTGCCGAGGTCGGTGCCCGTCGTCGAGCCGAGGTGGGACGGGCGGGAGGACGCGGCGTGGCCGGAGCGGGAGGAGCACACGCCGCAGCCCGTTCCCGCCCAGCCCTGGCCCGGTCGGCTCGGGATGCTCGCCCGCCGCTGGGTCCCCGAGGCCTGGCGCGGTGCCCGCCTCGACCCCGGACGGCCCGGCGCCGTCGCGCTCGTGCTGGTCGCGGCGGTGGCGGCCGTGCTCGCCGCGGTCGGTGTGTGGAGCGGGCGGCCGCAGGCGGAGCCGGTCGGGGGGCTGCCGGCGGTGGGGATCGACACCGCGGTGCCGTCCGCGCCGCCCTCGGCGCAGCCGCCCCTGGCCGCCGCGACCGCCACCACCCCGGCGGCGCCGGCCGCCGAGCTGGTCGTCAGCGTCGCGGGACGGGTCCGGCGGCCCGGCCTCGTCCGCGTCCCGGACGGCTCCCGGGTCGCGGACGTCCTCCACGCCGCGGGCGGTGCGCTCCCCGGCACGGACCTGGCCACGGTCAACCTCGCCCGGCGGGTCGCCGACGGTGAACAGGTGTCGATCGGCGTCCCGGCCGCGGTCGACGCCGCTCCCGCCGGTCCTGCCGCCTCCGGGGACGCCGCCGCCCCGGCGTCGGGCGGGAAGGTCGACCTGAACAAGGCCACCCTGGAACAGCTCGACGGCCTGCCCGGAGTCGGGCCGGTCACCGCACAGCGCATCCTGGACTGGCGCACCCGCAGCGGAAAGTTCTCCCGGGTGGACCAGCTCCGCGAGGTCGAGGGGATCGGCGAGCGGCGGTTCTCCCAGCTCAAGGACCTGGTGACGGTGTGA